The Stenotrophomonas sp. BIO128-Bstrain region GCTTGAGCCATTCGGTGGCCTCGTCCAGCGAGCGCACCTGCCACAGCCAGAACCCGCAGACCAGCTCGCGGGTTTCGGCGAACGGCCCATCGATCACCCGCGGCGGCTCGCTGCCGAAGGCCACGCGGCGGGCGCGCGAGGTCGGGTGCAGGCCCTCGCCGGCCAGCATGATCCCGGCCTGGACCAACTGCTCGTTGTACGCGCCCATCGCGCGGATTTCCTGCTCGGTCGGCAATTGACCGGCCTCGGTGGCGGCGGTTGCCTTGACCAGTACCATGACTTTCACGGGGTGCTCCTGTGTGCCAGCCCGGAACCCGGGCCGTTCACTGGATACAACGTGCCAAGGGGATGGAAATCGACACGCACGACGAACTATTTTTTCGTCGCTGAACAGGGCCGCGCTGCGGCGCTGCAACACGCCATGACCGCGGGCTGGGGCATCATGCGGTTTCCCCGCCCACCCTGGTCCGGCCATGCAATTTCTTCTGCTGATCTATATCGACGAGGGCCTGTTGCAGGCCCTGCCCGGCGACGAATACGACCGCCTGATGCATGACTGCCTGCACCACGCCGACCGCCTGCAGGCCGAGGGTACCCTGGTGCTCGCCCAGAAGCTGGAACCGGTGGACAGCGCGCGCACGCTGCGCGTGCGCCAGGGCCAGACCCGCATCACCGATGGCCCGTTCGCCGAAACCCACGAACTGCTGGCCGGCTTCAACCTGATCAACGCGCCCGACCACGCCGAGGCGATGCGCATCGCCCAGCAGTTCCCGTGGTCGCGCTTCGGCAGCATCGAGGTACGTCCGCTGGCCGACATGGACGCCGAACGCGTACGCGTCGGCGCCTGACACCGCTCAAGGCAACAGCGTGATCTTCAGATCGCGCGGGCCGATGGCCTCATTGCCGCTGTAGTCGCACGCACTGGCCCGCAGGATGTATTCGCCGGCCGGCAATACATCCGGTTGCCAGCGTCCGGTCTCGACCACCCCATCGCGCACCGTGTTGGTGACCAGGTAGCGGAACCGGGTGACCGCGCTGCCATGCACGGTGATGCCGCTGTCCGGCGCGTAGGCCACGCGGGTGGCGCTGTCTTCGCGCGGCATCCGGTTGAACACGATGTTGAAGCGCGGCTGCTCGTACCCGGCCAGCGGCTGGCCCTGCGCATCCAGGACCTGGTAGCCGACCTGGTACAGCCCCAGCCGGCGCCGTGGCAGATTGCGGTCCACCTGGTCCCACGCCTCCACCACGATCTGCACGCCCGGGCCTTGGCGCGGGATCGCGACGCGTCCGTCGGCCCCCGCCTTGACCGGCTGGTCCAGATCGTCCAGCACGGCGACCTCGGTGATGCGCGGCGCGAACGTATCGGCGTAACCGGTGAAGCCCAGTGCCACCGCATTGCGCTCGAAACCACTGGCGCCCACGCTCAGGTGGACATGCGCCATCCGGTTGATGCTGCCCAAGGCTTCGCCGGCGGCGAACCGGGTGCCGCGACGCACGCGGATGCGTTCGAGCTTGCCGTCCTCACCGGACACCTGCTGCCAGCGCGCATCGAACGGCCGATCGCGCGGATCGCGGCCCACCTTCATATGGATGTATTTGAGCCGACCCAGCGAAAGGCCTTCGGCCTGGCCGCCGACCGACCACGCCGCGAACGGCGTATCGACTTTGCCATCGGCGATCGCCAACACCGGCTGGCCGACATCGCCGCGGATATCGAACCCGCCATGCAGATGGTGCCGACTCTCGCCTTTGAAGTCCCCGCGCACCTCACCCAACGTGCCGACCACTTCGTGCCACCCGTCCTCCGGAGCCAGGGGCCACCGGCCGGCGGTGTCGGGCAAGGGGGCCTCCGGTGCCGGGCCGATCAACGCCGGCGGCGCCGTCTGCCCCGGCCCGAGGGCACGCAGCCGGTGCACGCGGTAGGAGGCGGCATCGGCCAGATAGAGGCCGCCCTCGGCATCCAGCGCGAGTGCAGTGGGCCGCGCAAAGCGGGGCTGCGGCGGTACCCCCGCCAGTGCCAGCTGATGGCCCTGGGCCGAGATCTGCACCACCTTGCCGTTGATGTCGCTGGCGTAGATCACCCCGTCATGGGTCACCGCCAGCGCCATCGGTCCGCTGAGCAGGCCGCCATCGGCGAGCCGGGTGCCCAGCGTGCCATCCGGGGCGAGTTGGCGGATCGCGTTGTTGAACAGATCGGCGATCAGCAGGTTGCCGTGCGGATCCAGTGCCAGCGCCACCGGCGTATCCAGGCGGGTGGCCGCCCCGATGCCATCGACCAGGCCCGGACGCTCGCCACCGGCGACGGTGTGCACCCGTCCATCGGGTTCGATGACGCGGATGCGGTCGTTGTAGGTATCGGCCACGAAGACGCGGCCGCCCGCATCCACCGCCACGCCCATCGGCGCATCGAAGCGCGCCTGGGTGGCCGGGCCATCGACGAACCCCCGCTGACCATCACCGGCCAGCGTGCTTACCGTGCCATCGACCGCGATGCGGCGGATCACGTGGTTGCCGGTATCGGCAACATAGACATTGCCGCCTGCATCCAGTGCGATCCCGGAGGGCGTGTTGAACTGCGCCTGCAGGGCGGCGCCATCGCGCCAACCCTCGCCCTGCCCGGCCAGCGTGTCCACGCGACCGTCGGGATGGACGCGGCGGATGCGGTTGTTGTCGCCGGCATCGGCGATGTAGACCACGCCATGTGTGTCCACGGCCAGGCCGTACGGATCGGCGAAGCGCGCCTGGGCTGCGGGGCCTTCCGTACTGCCGCCTACGCCGTCGCCGGCCAGTACGCTGATCGCCGGCGTCCAGCCCAGGGCCGTCGCCACCGGGCCCGGTGGCGGTGCCGGCGCGGCCGGTTCACGCAGGAAGGTCCAAACCAGCGCTGCCGCCATCAGAGCGGCGATCAGCACCACCATCGTCCATCGTCCGCGCGTCATCGCTATCCTTGCTGCTATTCGGGACACGACCTTAGCCGCTCGTGGCGTGCCTGCAAACCCTGCACGCCGGGAGCGCTCATGGTCCACGCGCGCTGGCAGCCGCCCACGCAGCGTGCCGAGGTCAAGGCGGCGGTGAACACGGTGGGCCGCGTGGCGAC contains the following coding sequences:
- a CDS encoding YciI family protein, which codes for MQFLLLIYIDEGLLQALPGDEYDRLMHDCLHHADRLQAEGTLVLAQKLEPVDSARTLRVRQGQTRITDGPFAETHELLAGFNLINAPDHAEAMRIAQQFPWSRFGSIEVRPLADMDAERVRVGA
- a CDS encoding YciI family protein, which produces MKVMVLVKATAATEAGQLPTEQEIRAMGAYNEQLVQAGIMLAGEGLHPTSRARRVAFGSEPPRVIDGPFAETRELVCGFWLWQVRSLDEATEWLKRAPFAAGDVVELRPILSAEDFGAAFTPELQAQEQRLRDQIGTAD
- a CDS encoding SMP-30/gluconolactonase/LRE family protein, producing MAAALVWTFLREPAAPAPPPGPVATALGWTPAISVLAGDGVGGSTEGPAAQARFADPYGLAVDTHGVVYIADAGDNNRIRRVHPDGRVDTLAGQGEGWRDGAALQAQFNTPSGIALDAGGNVYVADTGNHVIRRIAVDGTVSTLAGDGQRGFVDGPATQARFDAPMGVAVDAGGRVFVADTYNDRIRVIEPDGRVHTVAGGERPGLVDGIGAATRLDTPVALALDPHGNLLIADLFNNAIRQLAPDGTLGTRLADGGLLSGPMALAVTHDGVIYASDINGKVVQISAQGHQLALAGVPPQPRFARPTALALDAEGGLYLADAASYRVHRLRALGPGQTAPPALIGPAPEAPLPDTAGRWPLAPEDGWHEVVGTLGEVRGDFKGESRHHLHGGFDIRGDVGQPVLAIADGKVDTPFAAWSVGGQAEGLSLGRLKYIHMKVGRDPRDRPFDARWQQVSGEDGKLERIRVRRGTRFAAGEALGSINRMAHVHLSVGASGFERNAVALGFTGYADTFAPRITEVAVLDDLDQPVKAGADGRVAIPRQGPGVQIVVEAWDQVDRNLPRRRLGLYQVGYQVLDAQGQPLAGYEQPRFNIVFNRMPREDSATRVAYAPDSGITVHGSAVTRFRYLVTNTVRDGVVETGRWQPDVLPAGEYILRASACDYSGNEAIGPRDLKITLLP